The following are encoded in a window of Bacteroidales bacterium genomic DNA:
- a CDS encoding organic solvent tolerance protein OstA has translation MDKKRCLNQAFVCFRSFVLLFLLTGPVFLPGCGVAMAQQTRQIEILHAESIEFDKAIGPNTQRLIGDVVFKHQEVTMNCDSAWFYASTNSLDAFGHIHIRQSDTLNLYGDLLRYEGNTRMARMRNNVRLIDNQTVLTTNSLDYDLKNSVGFYTGKGKITNGDNVLESERGYYFTRTKNFHFSRNVLITNPDYTINADTLRYNTVSRIAYFHGPTKIVSDSNTIYCENGWYDTRFDKAQFNRNAFLSSGKQWITGDSMYYDRRAGFGKAIANVSVFDSVQKVLLKGQYGEYTERPQNAMLTDSALFIQISGQDSLFVHADTLRSVEDTVAQTKTLFAYYKVKIYKSDMQAKCDSLTYSTADSTFRMYGTPVLWSDENQLTSTFIEIRTRSNRPYRIDLYQTAFIASREDSSKFNQIRGKNMTGYIDEDGKLYRIDVTGNGQSVYYTKDGPDIVGVNSAESTDMVIYLKDRKVQRIALLTKPSGTIYPPGQAPEEELILKGFSWLEKFRPRTKDDIFFW, from the coding sequence ATGGATAAAAAGCGGTGTTTAAACCAGGCTTTTGTTTGTTTCCGGTCGTTTGTTCTTCTTTTCCTGTTGACCGGACCGGTTTTTCTGCCAGGATGTGGCGTGGCCATGGCACAGCAAACCAGGCAGATTGAAATTCTGCATGCCGAATCAATCGAATTTGACAAAGCCATTGGACCTAATACCCAGCGCCTGATCGGAGACGTTGTCTTTAAACACCAGGAAGTAACCATGAACTGTGACAGCGCCTGGTTTTACGCATCGACCAATAGCCTGGATGCTTTCGGACATATTCACATCCGACAGTCAGATACCCTGAATCTATACGGCGATTTACTGCGCTATGAAGGAAATACCCGTATGGCCCGCATGCGGAACAACGTGCGGCTTATCGATAATCAGACTGTACTTACTACCAATTCACTTGATTATGATCTTAAAAACAGTGTAGGCTTTTATACCGGAAAAGGAAAGATTACCAACGGGGATAATGTTCTGGAAAGTGAAAGAGGGTACTATTTTACCCGTACCAAAAATTTTCATTTCAGCAGGAATGTTCTGATTACCAATCCGGACTATACGATTAACGCAGATACACTCCGTTACAATACAGTTAGCCGCATTGCTTACTTTCATGGCCCGACAAAAATTGTCTCCGACAGCAATACCATTTATTGTGAAAACGGATGGTACGATACCCGGTTTGACAAGGCGCAGTTCAACAGGAATGCCTTTCTGAGTTCGGGTAAACAATGGATTACCGGCGACAGCATGTATTACGACCGCAGGGCCGGATTCGGAAAAGCTATTGCCAATGTATCGGTTTTTGATTCGGTTCAGAAGGTACTTCTGAAAGGGCAATACGGAGAGTACACCGAAAGACCTCAGAATGCCATGCTCACCGACAGCGCCCTTTTTATTCAGATATCAGGGCAGGATTCCCTGTTTGTTCATGCTGATACCCTTCGCTCGGTTGAAGATACGGTAGCACAGACCAAAACACTTTTTGCCTATTACAAAGTTAAAATTTACAAAAGCGATATGCAGGCAAAGTGTGACTCATTGACGTATTCCACTGCCGACAGTACATTCCGTATGTATGGCACTCCTGTTCTCTGGAGCGACGAAAACCAGCTCACATCCACTTTCATCGAAATCAGAACAAGGTCAAACCGGCCTTATCGTATTGATCTTTATCAGACTGCTTTTATCGCTTCCCGGGAGGATTCGTCGAAATTCAATCAGATCAGAGGAAAGAATATGACCGGCTACATTGATGAAGATGGCAAGTTATACCGCATTGATGTTACCGGGAATGGCCAGTCGGTTTATTATACCAAAGACGGCCCCGATATTGTGGGTGTTAACTCTGCTGAAAGCACGGATATGGTTATTTATTTGAAAGACAGAAAAGTACAGCGTATAGCGCTCCTTACCAAACCATCAGGTACCATTTATCCTCCCGGCCAGGCTCCTGAAGAGGAACTGATTCTTAAAGGATTCTCCTGGCTTGAAAAATTCCGCCCCAGGACAAAAGACGATATTTTCTTCTGGTAA
- a CDS encoding ABC transporter ATP-binding protein, whose product MSTLIRLEKIVKNYRIGTIIVRALREVSLEINKNDYVAIMGPSGSGKSTLMNILGCLDTPTSGTYILNGTDVSKQPDSELAEIRNKEIGFVFQTFNLLPRYTALENVMLPLVYAGFSKEERIKRAEEVMVSVGLADRMHHRPNELSGGQRQRVAIARALVNHPSIILADEPTGNLDSRTSIEIMSLFHDIHQKGNTIILVTHEEDIARHAHRIVRLRDGKVESDTINEHPVVDEPVTAENSNSSNAS is encoded by the coding sequence ATGAGCACATTAATCAGGCTGGAGAAAATTGTAAAAAACTACCGCATCGGGACAATTATCGTCAGAGCCTTGCGGGAAGTTTCCCTTGAAATCAACAAAAATGACTATGTTGCCATAATGGGCCCCTCAGGATCAGGGAAATCGACGTTGATGAATATACTGGGTTGTTTGGATACACCTACCAGCGGAACTTACATTCTGAACGGAACAGATGTGAGCAAGCAGCCCGACAGTGAACTGGCTGAAATCAGAAACAAGGAAATCGGTTTTGTATTTCAGACCTTTAATCTGTTACCCCGGTATACCGCTCTGGAAAATGTTATGCTTCCTCTGGTATATGCCGGATTTTCGAAAGAAGAGCGCATCAAACGTGCCGAAGAAGTGATGGTCAGCGTCGGACTTGCAGACCGTATGCACCACCGGCCCAATGAACTTTCCGGCGGGCAGAGGCAGCGCGTGGCCATTGCCAGAGCACTGGTTAACCACCCCTCCATCATACTGGCTGATGAGCCCACCGGAAACCTCGACTCCCGCACCTCAATCGAAATCATGAGCCTCTTTCACGACATTCATCAGAAGGGAAACACCATTATACTTGTTACGCACGAAGAAGATATTGCCCGTCATGCCCACCGTATAGTAAGGCTTCGCGATGGGAAAGTTGAATCGGACACAATCAATGAACATCCTGTTGTTGATGAGCCGGTCACAGCAGAGAATTCCAACTCGTCCAATGCTTCCTGA
- a CDS encoding DUF2795 domain-containing protein encodes MYWTLELASKLEDAPWPATKEELIDYAIRSGAPLEVIENLQEIEDEGEVYESIEDIWPDYPSKDDFFFNEDEY; translated from the coding sequence ATGTATTGGACACTTGAATTGGCATCAAAACTTGAAGATGCTCCCTGGCCGGCAACAAAAGAGGAGCTGATTGATTATGCAATCCGTTCGGGTGCTCCTCTTGAGGTCATTGAAAACCTTCAGGAAATTGAAGACGAAGGCGAAGTTTACGAAAGTATTGAAGATATATGGCCTGACTACCCAAGCAAAGACGATTTCTTTTTCAACGAGGACGAATACTGA
- a CDS encoding cob(I)yrinic acid a,c-diamide adenosyltransferase, which produces MGKIYTKKGDKGLTSLVGGKKVWKSNVRVEAYGTVDELISWIGFLHDQVPLPNDQTLLLKVQDRLMACASRLACDEKELLVRMPRVDESDILFLEQEIDRMESSLEPLQSFILPGGHPLASTCHIVRNVCRRAERRVIALAQEGNEEVEDVIIRYLNRLADFLFVFARYLLYTCGGKETLWKPEL; this is translated from the coding sequence ATGGGAAAAATCTATACAAAAAAAGGAGATAAGGGCCTGACCAGCCTGGTGGGAGGGAAAAAGGTGTGGAAAAGCAACGTCCGCGTGGAAGCATACGGAACGGTTGACGAACTTATTTCATGGATAGGCTTCCTGCATGATCAGGTTCCCCTGCCAAATGACCAGACCCTGTTGCTGAAAGTGCAGGACCGGCTGATGGCCTGTGCATCCCGGCTGGCATGTGACGAAAAAGAACTGCTTGTCCGGATGCCGCGTGTGGATGAAAGCGATATTCTCTTTCTCGAGCAGGAAATTGACCGGATGGAATCTTCACTGGAACCATTACAATCCTTTATCCTTCCGGGAGGGCACCCCCTTGCGTCAACCTGCCACATTGTCCGCAATGTCTGCCGGCGTGCCGAACGAAGGGTTATCGCCCTGGCACAGGAAGGAAACGAGGAAGTGGAGGATGTTATCATTCGCTATCTGAACAGACTTGCTGATTTTCTTTTTGTTTTTGCACGATATTTGTTATACACTTGCGGAGGAAAAGAAACGCTATGGAAACCTGAGTTGTGA